The following proteins are encoded in a genomic region of Aerococcaceae bacterium DSM 111021:
- a CDS encoding MFS transporter, whose protein sequence is MKTNKKDIEIFYLLTSVGLANVGEWIYFIALNMMILNQGGNAFTVGLLYVIRPIADILTSMISSPYIDRLSKKKWMISLSLLRASLVGMLVLSQNLVYIYVIVFFIQVCISIYEPLSISYITLAIPKKKIKKFNSWNSLVSSGGFLIGPGIAGFLLSIGTPLLAILINSIALLGSGFLLFFLTDYTIPEMTTNKNSILEESRAAVRYLKEYYKTNRMIVFFYLLVSSLFILAAGLDSVEAAFSKQVLLMSDGQYGLLVSISGAGFLIGSILNSLVVERLSIRQLIIFGGFTYIMGYLIFSTSSNFEVASIGFFLISFALAYINTGFRTFIQLVFPLNKIGQLTTALNILNSLFEMIIVLTVSGLSMLIPLRITLILTELLMVVIFLSIVQYSRKLKINQLENSWKDSGLVDEL, encoded by the coding sequence ATGAAAACTAACAAAAAGGATATAGAAATATTTTATTTACTTACAAGTGTTGGTCTAGCTAACGTCGGGGAGTGGATCTATTTCATAGCATTAAATATGATGATTCTAAATCAAGGAGGGAATGCATTCACTGTAGGACTATTGTATGTCATACGTCCCATTGCTGATATACTTACCAGTATGATTTCAAGTCCATATATTGATAGACTATCTAAAAAGAAATGGATGATTTCACTCAGTTTATTGAGAGCGTCACTGGTTGGAATGTTAGTTTTGAGTCAAAATTTGGTGTACATTTATGTAATTGTATTTTTTATTCAAGTTTGTATTTCAATTTATGAACCTTTGAGTATTAGCTACATTACTTTGGCTATACCAAAAAAGAAGATAAAGAAATTTAATTCCTGGAATAGCCTTGTGAGTTCAGGAGGATTTCTGATTGGTCCAGGTATAGCTGGGTTTCTTTTATCTATAGGTACTCCGTTGCTTGCGATATTGATTAATTCTATTGCGCTTTTAGGATCTGGTTTTCTACTATTTTTCTTAACTGATTATACTATTCCTGAAATGACTACTAATAAAAACTCAATTTTAGAGGAAAGCAGAGCAGCAGTTCGATATTTGAAAGAATATTATAAAACAAATCGTATGATAGTGTTCTTTTATTTGTTAGTTTCTTCTTTGTTCATTCTTGCCGCTGGATTAGATTCTGTTGAAGCGGCATTCTCTAAGCAAGTTTTATTGATGAGTGATGGACAATATGGTTTGTTAGTAAGTATATCTGGAGCAGGTTTTTTGATTGGCTCAATTTTAAATAGTTTAGTTGTAGAGAGATTGAGTATTAGGCAATTAATTATATTTGGAGGGTTTACCTATATAATGGGTTATCTGATATTCAGTACCTCATCTAACTTTGAAGTAGCAAGTATAGGTTTTTTCTTAATTTCTTTTGCTCTGGCCTATATCAATACAGGGTTTAGAACATTTATTCAACTAGTATTCCCGCTGAACAAGATAGGACAATTGACTACGGCTTTAAATATATTAAATTCATTATTTGAGATGATTATTGTTCTGACTGTGAGTGGTTTGTCGATGTTAATACCATTACGAATTACTCTAATCTTGACTGAACTTCTGATGGTTGTAATATTCCTTTCAATTGTACAGTATTCGAGAAAACTAAAGATAAATCAATTAGAGAACAGTTGGAAAGACTCTGGCCTAGTTGATGAGTTATAA
- a CDS encoding LysM peptidoglycan-binding domain-containing protein, which yields MLEKGRIQHTATNTGGGTSYYTPINATENVVVRIPTAVHSVQSGDSVYGIANKYGISTDDLINWNNIINNFIHPGETLIVRQFIQ from the coding sequence ATGCTAGAAAAAGGGAGAATACAACATACTGCAACGAACACTGGCGGAGGGACGAGTTATTATACCCCAATTAATGCGACTGAAAATGTTGTTGTGCGAATTCCTACTGCTGTTCACTCTGTTCAAAGTGGTGATTCAGTCTATGGGATTGCTAACAAATATGGTATTTCAACGGATGACCTCATTAATTGGAATAATATTATAAATAATTTTATTCACCCTGGGGAAACATTAATTGTCAGACAATTCATACAGTAG
- a CDS encoding DUF2207 domain-containing protein produces the protein MKRIFITLSIILGSALTLQGEKVFADNNIHSIDISVELQEDGSAIIEETRNMTADDGTELYIELNNLQDLEVSNFSVEGFQFNPVWDSDDSLEEKEGYYGVIRDGDDVELVWGMGEHGEKTYRLTYTLSNVVRNLDDGQGLLWNFDTFLGIPTDELELTVDSPIGLSQENTNFWGYGFDGDIQMNGDQIVWISEESLDDGNNVTVLLQFPENLFNTTASIDMTLEEQRDMANEGSSYNESSSSENNWIPFLIIGLTLIPGLGISTAVLAYYQKVRKVKRENNAMITGPQRIKQFQNHPTDVIPEYGDDIANVAYLLQEIQAGHFEDYFAAYLTKWLDEERIEMETFATKKTFSEKYTTYIRIKDFEHQTTPMTFDQWIANPPTDSTIEEGMWLMLLDASDNHGEIDSVVMQTWGQKHADEMTEFEKLLKERSMKYLSDQGYINFVTKEVWNRPVVIAQAAPEGDEFFDQIGHYIAYVDKVEIDKLDMDDNNMAPILIWALIGGSATKLAQQFESILPMKGAYDGTTTYTTPHYWHSTMHFRQNWSSGLSSGGFNSTVIGDSSGGSGGSTSSGGGGGAGGGGGGGAR, from the coding sequence ATGAAACGAATTTTTATTACTCTTAGTATTATACTCGGAAGTGCCCTCACTTTGCAAGGGGAAAAAGTGTTCGCTGATAATAATATTCATTCCATTGATATTTCAGTTGAACTTCAAGAAGATGGTTCCGCTATCATTGAAGAAACGCGGAACATGACAGCGGATGACGGAACAGAGCTTTATATTGAGTTGAATAATTTACAAGATTTAGAGGTTTCGAATTTCTCTGTCGAAGGATTTCAATTCAACCCTGTCTGGGATTCAGATGATTCCTTAGAAGAAAAAGAGGGATACTACGGTGTGATTCGAGACGGTGATGACGTCGAACTGGTTTGGGGAATGGGCGAACATGGAGAAAAGACATATCGTCTAACTTATACACTATCGAATGTTGTTCGAAATTTAGATGACGGGCAAGGACTACTCTGGAACTTCGATACTTTCTTAGGCATTCCCACCGACGAGTTAGAATTAACGGTTGATTCTCCCATTGGTTTATCTCAAGAGAACACAAACTTTTGGGGATATGGTTTCGATGGCGATATACAGATGAATGGTGATCAAATTGTCTGGATCTCTGAAGAATCTCTAGACGATGGAAACAATGTGACTGTCTTACTACAGTTCCCCGAAAATTTATTTAATACAACAGCAAGTATCGATATGACACTTGAGGAACAACGTGATATGGCAAATGAAGGCTCATCTTACAATGAATCTTCATCATCAGAGAATAATTGGATTCCTTTTCTTATTATTGGCCTTACCCTAATTCCAGGTTTGGGTATCTCCACTGCAGTTTTAGCATACTACCAAAAAGTTCGTAAAGTAAAACGCGAAAACAATGCGATGATCACAGGGCCTCAACGAATTAAGCAGTTTCAAAACCATCCAACGGATGTTATTCCTGAATACGGTGATGATATAGCGAATGTAGCCTACCTTCTTCAAGAAATTCAAGCAGGTCACTTTGAAGACTATTTTGCTGCTTACTTAACCAAGTGGTTGGATGAGGAGCGCATTGAGATGGAAACTTTTGCGACTAAAAAGACGTTTAGTGAAAAATACACCACTTATATTCGCATTAAAGATTTTGAGCACCAAACAACTCCTATGACTTTTGACCAATGGATTGCGAATCCACCAACAGACTCAACAATTGAAGAAGGTATGTGGTTGATGTTGTTAGATGCTTCGGACAATCATGGAGAGATTGATTCTGTGGTCATGCAAACATGGGGGCAAAAACATGCAGATGAGATGACTGAGTTTGAGAAACTACTCAAAGAACGTTCAATGAAATATTTATCTGACCAAGGATATATAAACTTTGTCACAAAAGAAGTTTGGAATCGTCCTGTCGTGATTGCACAAGCAGCACCTGAAGGCGATGAATTTTTTGACCAGATAGGTCATTATATTGCTTACGTCGACAAAGTTGAAATCGATAAATTAGATATGGACGATAACAATATGGCACCTATTCTAATTTGGGCACTTATTGGTGGTTCTGCAACAAAGTTAGCCCAACAGTTTGAAAGTATTCTTCCGATGAAAGGTGCGTATGATGGTACAACAACATACACGACACCTCATTACTGGCATAGTACGATGCATTTCCGCCAAAATTGGTCCTCTGGGCTCTCAAGCGGTGGATTCAACTCAACAGTCATCGGAGATAGTAGCGGCGGTTCTGGTGGTTCTACGTCGTCTGGTGGCGGTGGTGGAGCCGGCGGGGGCGGAGGAGGTGGAGCAAGATAG
- a CDS encoding insulinase family protein, translated as MTFKLIETKQLNDIHSVGKLYEHEETGAQVLHLDNDDTNKAFTIAFKTPPYDDNGIAHILEHSVLNGSKKFPSKEPFVELIKGSLNTFVNAMTFSDKTIYPVASTNQKDFSNLMSVYLDAVFQPLIYTNSQILEQEGWHYHLENAEDDLIYKGVVYNEMKGATASPDSQLYTAIQKYLYKGTPYEFESGGLPSAIPSLTQEDFIDFHKKYYHPSSSLTILYGDLDTDHAFDLLASYFDGKGTLDESSTDLTFEATQPEEQDVELTYSITDGDDPKDKDYLAIAWHTATASDSLEQHGLRVLAEILFGNNQAPLKKALLDAQIGGDIDGDFFQAGFPAVFSIDAKYSDTANMDRFKEVVETTLTQLVEDGISKELIKAALNKITFRLKESVISESNPRGVLYAISSLNTWLYDLSPFESLEFSDKLDLLAKLSEEGYFEQLIQDKLLNNTKRVNIKLKADPGKNDAIEKETLAKLQEYKASLSDTEIDALVEQTQSLIARQEAPDKPEDLATIPTLDKSDLSTETEDYPLEESSLFEGTTLYHADQFTSGIDYLDFYFDVSDFEADDYLLLSYLSQLLGDLPTENYSVAELQTQIDLHTGGINGGVIVFETVTGELKPYFTLRGKALEESFSKLVDLIHEIMTSTQFTDNTELLNITQRHISDFEDDINHGAHVLAAARALSQVKPVSKLGEMINGIDQFNFTKEILEKLKVKDVTELSEKLEAMLNRLLNKQRINALYIGEASRLEEVTSALTTTFDSLSSEPLGEPVIYQAGEKMNEAFVTAQDVNYVGFASDATGELAYSGSSLVLSTFLRYDYLWNNIRVKGGAYGSMFRHNLNGDFQLSSYRDPNIRKTIDAYHGIPEFIETLELDEASLLKSIIGTLSNLDQPLSAYHKGKRAFSRHQVGRTTADVIQLKEEVLATTEANLTALSEGFKTVLNKGTIAVIGNKAQIEQDRDHFDEIHELY; from the coding sequence ATGACTTTTAAATTAATCGAAACCAAACAATTAAACGATATTCACTCAGTCGGTAAGTTATATGAGCACGAGGAAACTGGCGCTCAAGTATTACATTTAGATAATGATGATACAAACAAAGCATTTACGATTGCTTTCAAAACACCACCCTACGATGATAATGGGATTGCTCACATCTTAGAACACTCGGTCTTAAACGGGTCAAAGAAATTCCCATCTAAAGAACCTTTCGTTGAATTAATCAAAGGGTCTCTTAATACGTTTGTCAATGCGATGACATTCTCAGACAAGACGATTTACCCTGTTGCATCAACCAATCAAAAAGACTTCTCAAACTTAATGAGCGTTTATTTAGATGCGGTTTTCCAACCTCTTATCTATACAAATTCTCAAATTCTTGAACAAGAAGGTTGGCATTATCATCTTGAAAATGCTGAAGATGACTTGATATATAAAGGTGTTGTATACAACGAGATGAAAGGGGCCACTGCGTCACCAGACAGTCAATTGTATACAGCCATTCAAAAATATCTATACAAAGGGACGCCTTATGAATTCGAATCAGGTGGTTTACCATCAGCCATCCCATCGCTAACACAAGAAGATTTTATTGATTTTCATAAAAAATATTATCATCCAAGTAGTTCTCTAACGATTCTATACGGAGACTTAGATACGGATCATGCATTTGATTTATTAGCTTCTTACTTTGATGGTAAAGGAACATTAGATGAGTCATCGACTGATTTAACGTTTGAAGCCACTCAACCGGAAGAACAAGATGTTGAGTTAACTTATTCAATTACAGATGGGGATGACCCTAAAGATAAAGATTACTTAGCCATCGCTTGGCATACCGCAACAGCGTCGGATTCATTAGAACAACATGGTCTTCGCGTATTAGCTGAGATTTTATTTGGAAACAACCAAGCGCCACTGAAGAAAGCTTTATTAGATGCCCAAATCGGCGGAGACATTGATGGAGACTTCTTCCAAGCTGGTTTCCCTGCAGTCTTCTCAATCGATGCAAAATACAGTGATACAGCAAATATGGATCGTTTCAAAGAAGTCGTTGAAACAACTTTAACGCAACTTGTTGAAGACGGCATTTCAAAAGAATTAATCAAAGCTGCTTTAAACAAAATTACATTCCGTTTAAAAGAATCTGTAATTTCTGAAAGTAACCCACGTGGTGTTCTATATGCCATCAGTTCATTGAATACATGGTTATATGATTTATCACCTTTTGAATCATTAGAATTCTCGGATAAGCTTGATTTACTGGCGAAACTATCTGAGGAAGGTTACTTTGAACAACTGATTCAAGATAAGTTATTAAACAATACAAAGCGTGTTAACATCAAACTTAAAGCAGATCCCGGTAAGAATGATGCTATCGAGAAAGAAACGCTAGCGAAGTTACAAGAATACAAAGCAAGCCTTTCTGACACAGAAATTGACGCTTTAGTTGAGCAAACTCAATCATTAATCGCTCGCCAAGAAGCACCTGATAAACCAGAGGATTTAGCTACTATCCCAACGCTAGACAAATCAGATTTATCAACTGAAACGGAAGATTACCCACTTGAGGAAAGTTCTTTATTCGAAGGAACAACTCTCTATCACGCTGATCAATTCACTTCAGGCATTGATTATCTCGATTTCTACTTTGATGTATCTGACTTTGAAGCAGATGATTACTTATTACTAAGCTACTTGAGTCAATTATTAGGGGATTTACCTACTGAGAATTATTCTGTTGCAGAATTACAAACTCAAATCGACTTACACACCGGTGGCATTAACGGTGGAGTGATTGTATTCGAAACAGTAACGGGTGAGTTGAAGCCTTACTTCACACTTCGTGGAAAAGCACTTGAAGAATCATTCAGTAAGTTAGTTGATCTAATCCATGAGATTATGACATCGACACAATTCACAGACAATACTGAATTACTGAATATTACACAACGTCATATTTCAGACTTTGAAGATGATATTAACCATGGCGCACACGTTCTTGCTGCAGCACGTGCATTAAGCCAAGTGAAACCGGTAAGTAAATTAGGTGAGATGATTAATGGTATCGACCAATTTAACTTTACAAAAGAGATATTAGAAAAACTAAAAGTAAAAGATGTGACTGAATTAAGCGAGAAGCTAGAAGCGATGCTGAACCGTTTATTGAACAAGCAACGTATCAATGCACTTTATATCGGTGAAGCAAGTCGATTAGAAGAAGTAACATCTGCGTTAACAACAACTTTTGATTCATTATCAAGTGAGCCATTAGGCGAGCCTGTTATTTATCAAGCAGGTGAGAAAATGAATGAAGCCTTCGTCACAGCACAAGATGTAAACTATGTCGGATTTGCTTCTGATGCAACTGGCGAATTGGCTTACAGTGGGTCATCACTCGTTTTATCAACATTCTTGCGTTATGATTACTTATGGAATAATATTCGTGTTAAAGGTGGCGCTTATGGTTCAATGTTCCGTCACAACTTAAATGGTGACTTCCAATTAAGTTCATACCGAGACCCTAATATTCGAAAAACCATTGATGCATACCATGGCATTCCAGAGTTCATCGAAACGCTAGAACTTGATGAAGCCAGCTTATTGAAATCAATCATTGGTACTCTAAGTAATTTAGACCAACCATTGTCAGCTTATCATAAAGGGAAACGTGCTTTCTCTCGTCATCAAGTAGGACGTACAACTGCTGATGTCATTCAGCTGAAAGAAGAAGTATTAGCAACAACTGAAGCGAATTTAACCGCTTTAAGTGAAGGATTCAAGACAGTCCTTAATAAAGGAACGATTGCGGTAATTGGTAATAAAGCTCAAATCGAGCAAGATCGTGATCACTTTGATGAAATACATGAACTATATTAA
- a CDS encoding GNAT family N-acetyltransferase has protein sequence MIIRALEKNDLSSIHVINNEREMMAYWFEEPYESLDELERLYDKHLFDSTERRFVIEVDGEFVGVVELMEIDYIHRNCEIQIIVIKRFRGQGLAQKALRKGIEYAFSILNMHKVYLIVDVNNHPAVHIYKKLGFQIEGTMKDHFYTNGRYRDAYFMGILKKEVKFDYIK, from the coding sequence ATGATAATTAGAGCATTAGAGAAGAATGACTTATCTTCGATTCATGTCATTAATAATGAGCGCGAGATGATGGCGTATTGGTTCGAGGAGCCATATGAGTCACTCGATGAATTAGAGCGGTTATATGATAAGCATCTTTTTGATTCCACTGAAAGACGGTTTGTGATTGAAGTAGATGGCGAATTTGTTGGCGTCGTGGAATTAATGGAGATTGATTATATTCATCGTAATTGTGAAATTCAGATTATCGTGATTAAACGATTCCGCGGACAAGGTTTGGCACAAAAAGCGTTACGTAAAGGAATAGAGTATGCCTTCTCGATTCTCAATATGCATAAAGTGTATTTAATTGTTGATGTGAATAATCATCCAGCTGTACATATCTACAAAAAATTAGGCTTCCAAATTGAAGGAACGATGAAGGATCATTTCTATACGAATGGGAGATACCGTGATGCTTACTTTATGGGAATATTAAAAAAAGAAGTTAAGTTTGATTATATAAAATAA
- the msrA gene encoding peptide-methionine (S)-S-oxide reductase MsrA, with protein MSQFDKAIFAGGCFWCMVHPFDEMDGVEAVISGYTGGETENPTYEDVKTGMTGHTEAVEITFDPEKISYQQLLDIYWSSMDPTDATGQFFDRGTSYRPVVFVNSDEQRELAESSKETLDKSGRFNKPVVVPIEDAKPFYDAEEHHQDFYKKNPEHYNRYSTGSGRVAFVENHKE; from the coding sequence ATGAGTCAATTTGATAAAGCGATATTTGCTGGAGGATGTTTCTGGTGCATGGTTCATCCTTTTGATGAGATGGATGGTGTTGAGGCTGTTATCTCAGGGTATACAGGTGGAGAAACCGAAAACCCAACGTATGAAGATGTAAAAACAGGTATGACGGGTCATACTGAAGCGGTTGAGATTACGTTTGATCCAGAAAAGATTTCTTACCAACAATTATTAGATATTTATTGGTCAAGCATGGATCCAACCGATGCGACGGGGCAATTTTTTGACCGCGGGACATCGTATCGTCCAGTTGTTTTTGTGAATTCAGATGAGCAACGTGAGTTAGCTGAATCGTCAAAAGAAACATTGGATAAGAGTGGTCGCTTTAATAAGCCGGTAGTCGTACCTATTGAAGATGCGAAGCCATTTTATGATGCGGAAGAACATCATCAAGACTTCTATAAAAAGAACCCTGAGCATTATAACCGTTATTCTACAGGCTCAGGTCGTGTAGCGTTTGTAGAAAATCACAAAGAATAA
- a CDS encoding D-alanyl-D-alanine carboxypeptidase, which yields MTLKYILTILLVTMLVLPLQSGRAQSTVPTINATSAISVDSENGQVLMSQNADEVLEVGSVSKLLSVYVALKAIEQDDEWTRESIVPVSDEAYYLSQNYDIGNVPLRQDNNYTVNELVEAISINLANGATLALSEMIGESEANFVRMMEVQLTEWGIEEFNLINSTGLAVDGEAGETNAFSAEAAAIIAYHLVNDFPDYLEYSVQSKAVFKPNTDDAIDMNNYNQMLKGKPYERDDVSGLMPGSSDADGSSFVGYAHQDEFGLITVVLGAEDEDARYEETEALMDYSFRAYMKELVVSEGQPTTQVNTIRVEGSSETEAELAYGKDMSLVVPIIDTAPRLEYEFSMNESLFEGRSYLIAPVEQGEVIGQMAIYGVGTEFVYLPSTKGNYVPVVQAEPIEEAAWYVTGWRSFSDGIGNTWESTRRFFVELFN from the coding sequence ATGACATTAAAATATATTTTAACAATCTTATTAGTCACAATGCTCGTGTTACCCCTACAAAGTGGTCGAGCACAATCGACTGTTCCTACAATTAATGCGACTTCAGCGATTTCAGTTGATAGTGAAAATGGACAAGTATTAATGAGCCAAAATGCAGATGAAGTTTTAGAAGTGGGATCAGTGAGTAAATTACTATCTGTCTATGTTGCTTTAAAGGCCATCGAACAAGATGATGAATGGACACGTGAATCAATTGTACCTGTTTCAGATGAAGCATATTATTTGAGTCAAAATTACGATATTGGTAATGTACCTCTAAGACAAGATAATAACTATACGGTCAATGAATTGGTTGAAGCGATTTCGATTAATTTGGCGAACGGTGCAACGCTTGCTTTAAGTGAGATGATTGGTGAAAGCGAAGCAAATTTTGTAAGGATGATGGAAGTACAATTAACTGAGTGGGGCATCGAGGAATTTAATCTCATAAACTCGACGGGATTAGCTGTTGATGGTGAGGCTGGTGAGACGAATGCTTTTTCTGCAGAAGCGGCAGCAATTATCGCATACCATCTCGTGAATGATTTTCCAGATTATTTAGAATATAGTGTTCAATCAAAAGCGGTCTTTAAACCAAATACGGACGATGCGATTGACATGAATAACTATAATCAGATGTTAAAAGGGAAGCCTTATGAGCGTGATGATGTATCTGGGCTGATGCCAGGTTCTTCTGATGCAGATGGAAGTAGCTTTGTCGGATATGCTCATCAAGATGAATTCGGTCTTATTACAGTTGTTTTAGGTGCCGAAGATGAAGATGCTCGTTATGAAGAGACTGAGGCCTTAATGGATTATAGTTTTAGAGCGTATATGAAAGAATTGGTCGTGAGTGAGGGGCAACCAACCACTCAAGTCAACACAATCAGAGTTGAAGGTAGTTCAGAAACAGAAGCAGAGTTAGCTTATGGAAAAGACATGTCCCTTGTTGTTCCAATTATTGATACAGCTCCTCGTCTTGAGTATGAATTTTCAATGAATGAGTCTTTGTTTGAAGGCAGAAGTTATCTAATTGCGCCAGTTGAACAAGGTGAAGTGATTGGGCAGATGGCTATCTACGGCGTAGGGACGGAATTTGTTTATTTACCTTCAACAAAAGGGAATTATGTTCCGGTTGTTCAAGCTGAACCGATTGAAGAGGCAGCTTGGTATGTGACTGGGTGGCGTTCTTTCTCTGATGGAATTGGTAATACATGGGAATCAACGAGACGATTTTTTGTTGAATTATTTAACTAG
- a CDS encoding two-component sensor histidine kinase, with product MKDDINPILSTQLSRSQQIDLIRYASSILSIVFFVYLGIILGFGVVINTRMEFLRGGNLFQFFQLWNIPYNQIITIITLSIGGIITYRRVIRQRNMMKLARALEHLNYISENSKYDYRIESADIGELTGIIDSINRLVESTEHSLVEERRAEETKDELIANVSHDIRTPLTSTIGYLDAVIHHQYQSEEEKDNYIAIAYDKAKLMRTLVNDLFLYIESGQATYTIETQSIPIKFFFEQLAAEFELIGNEQNVDIVVEVYPEDLFVQIDVDKMARVFSNLISNAFKYGFGNVIRLRAYTSTDEASVFLETRNNGEILEESEYKSIFERSYRTEKSRTSEIPGSGLGLSIVKNIVGLHGGIVFATVEENETVFRIKLNNREVGDD from the coding sequence TTGAAAGATGATATAAATCCAATATTATCAACTCAATTGAGTCGCTCGCAACAAATCGATTTAATTCGTTATGCATCGAGTATTTTATCAATAGTATTCTTTGTCTACTTAGGAATTATCCTAGGATTTGGTGTCGTGATTAATACACGTATGGAATTCTTGCGTGGGGGAAACTTATTTCAATTTTTCCAACTATGGAATATTCCATATAACCAAATTATCACCATTATTACCTTGAGTATTGGTGGGATAATTACTTACCGACGTGTAATAAGACAACGTAATATGATGAAGTTAGCTCGTGCTTTAGAACATTTGAATTATATTTCTGAAAACAGTAAATACGATTACCGAATAGAGAGTGCGGATATCGGGGAATTGACCGGTATTATTGATAGTATTAACCGACTTGTTGAAAGTACTGAACATTCACTTGTAGAAGAACGTCGTGCTGAAGAAACGAAAGACGAGTTGATAGCGAATGTCAGTCATGATATTCGAACGCCATTAACATCTACGATTGGATATTTGGATGCAGTGATTCACCACCAGTATCAATCTGAGGAAGAGAAAGATAACTATATAGCCATTGCGTACGACAAAGCGAAACTGATGCGTACGTTAGTGAATGACTTGTTCTTGTATATTGAATCAGGACAGGCAACTTATACGATTGAAACTCAATCGATTCCAATTAAATTTTTCTTTGAGCAATTAGCTGCTGAGTTTGAGCTGATTGGGAATGAACAAAATGTAGACATCGTTGTGGAGGTGTACCCTGAGGATTTGTTTGTCCAGATTGATGTGGACAAAATGGCACGTGTATTTAGTAATCTTATCTCTAATGCATTCAAATATGGTTTTGGTAATGTGATTCGCCTTCGCGCTTATACATCAACGGATGAAGCGAGTGTTTTTTTAGAAACGCGTAATAATGGTGAGATTTTAGAAGAGTCGGAGTATAAAAGCATTTTTGAACGAAGCTATCGGACTGAAAAGTCAAGAACATCAGAAATACCTGGGAGTGGTTTGGGTCTTTCGATTGTTAAAAACATCGTGGGTCTACACGGTGGAATAGTATTTGCGACAGTTGAAGAGAATGAAACGGTCTTTCGTATTAAGCTGAATAATAGAGAAGTTGGTGATGACTAA
- a CDS encoding response regulator transcription factor: MRILVADDDREIVDLLNIYLKNEGYEVVKAFNGEEALNHLQKDQSFDLVILDVMMPIVTGLEVVEVMRDKDMSIPVIMVSAKSADHEKIEGLFAGADDYVTKPFNPLEVMARVKSILRRQHSYSGMDASNDTIEVGPLIIRRDSHEVRTESGTEIQLTALEFGILYLLSSNPNRVFSADEIFEEVWNQESVVSAKTVMVHVSHLRDKIAQATGGEKVVQTVWGVGYKVER; this comes from the coding sequence ATGCGTATATTAGTAGCAGACGATGATCGCGAAATCGTAGACCTTTTGAATATTTATTTAAAAAATGAAGGTTATGAAGTAGTTAAAGCCTTTAATGGCGAAGAAGCATTAAATCACTTACAAAAGGATCAAAGTTTTGATTTAGTTATTTTGGATGTGATGATGCCCATTGTAACAGGGTTAGAAGTTGTAGAAGTCATGCGTGATAAGGATATGAGCATTCCAGTGATTATGGTGAGTGCAAAATCAGCAGATCATGAAAAAATTGAAGGTTTATTTGCTGGAGCAGATGATTATGTCACTAAGCCGTTTAATCCCTTAGAGGTTATGGCGCGTGTGAAGTCAATTTTACGTCGTCAGCACAGTTATTCAGGGATGGACGCTTCGAATGATACGATTGAAGTGGGTCCATTAATTATACGTCGAGATTCTCATGAAGTGAGAACTGAGAGTGGGACAGAGATTCAATTAACTGCTCTTGAGTTCGGTATATTATATTTATTATCAAGTAATCCAAATCGTGTATTTAGTGCTGATGAGATATTTGAAGAAGTTTGGAATCAAGAAAGTGTTGTGAGTGCAAAAACAGTCATGGTTCATGTGAGTCATTTACGTGATAAGATTGCTCAGGCAACAGGAGGAGAGAAAGTAGTCCAAACCGTATGGGGAGTAGGATATAAGGTTGAAAGATGA